TGCCAGTGTATTCAGTGCTTGGGTCATCGCACTGCCACTGGTGACAGCAGCAGAAAAACTGGTGAAGCCGCCGTTTGGCGAACAAAAGTCTAGCGCATCCATGTTAGCAGCGAATTGCGCAGAAAACTCCGGATAGATTTGGGTCTTATCCATATAAACCTCTAATAATCATACTATTTACGGGGGACGTTCATCCTACCCTGTATTTTCACTAGAGATGATTTGTTATTCCCAGTTTTATGCGACGAGTCTCACTTATAAATTGCATAGTTACATGGTTTTCAACGATTAACGCTGAGACAGGTCGCTATTCGGCCTCCGCAATCCCAGAGCGCTTTAAGATCTCAGTCTCAAATCCATCCAAACTCGACTGGTTCTTCTTAGCCCAATATTTTTCAATCCCCTCTTCGCCCTGTTTGTCAGACCAACGAGCCAGCTCATCTCTATCGCTCTCATAACCAAAGAAAGGCACCGACATACCACAAGACCCTTGAACCATATCCACATCGACCACAAAGATCTGGCGAGTCGCCACACTGTGTGGAAACAGGGAAACATAATGCTCATAATCGCCATCCCCTCGATGAATCGCCCTCGCCTCCCCATAAGCACGCAAAATCAACGGCGCACCTTCAAAAGCACAAAACATAATGGTCATACGAGGGTCTTTAAGCACATGCGCCGCCGACTCATTACCACTCCCCGTCAGGTTCTGCCAAGCAATGGTATTTTCATCAATAACCCGCAGTGAGTCTCCACCTTTAGGTGAAATATTCACTCGGCCCGTATCGGCCGCCGTGCCAACGAAAAAGAGTTTTTGGGCTTTGATGAAGTCTATGTGTTGATGGGTGAGTGATTTGAATTGTTTTCCCATGCTGACGTCCTTGTTTGTTGTTTGTATAGGTAAGGTAGCGTTTGGGCGTGGGGAAATGAAGTATTAGGCATGAGAATTTAGGATTGTTGGATAATTCAGCTACTCCCAGCTCAATGCTAGGGGTTTGTTGAAGCCTCTTACCGCCCTAACATACTTTTGGGCAGAGATGCGTTAGCGTAATAGCACCAACGCAGCTGCTATAGATTATAAAAATACCTTGAATCCTTTAACGTTTGTTAAGCGCACTTAATCTGCATTTTGATGCGAAAAGAGCGCTTTCTCACCTTTGAGGTAATAGTTAGTAACTAGCATTCATGGTCTACTAGGTAGATGTGCCTTTGGACCTTTCCACTCAAAGGCATTGAGTAATCGGTCAAATATCGAGTGTAAGTGATTCATTGAATTGGGCGATACGTCCACTTCACCATAGTGGCCATCCGCCATGGTAGAGCCATACCTAGTACCATTGAGACAGTTCAATAACAGAATGCCACCATCAGCCTTAGCTAATTGATTGTCTATAGGTTTTAAGTCTAATTGTTGAGGCGGCTTACCTCTATATCCAGCACCAAGACCTCTAGCTCTGTCCTCCATGTGTTGCGCTGTATTGCGTACTCCACGTAGGTCAGGGAAATTATCACCTATTTCATTGTGAAGCTCAGCGACAACCTCTGGTGTGCCTTCTTTGTTCTTGAGCACTTTCATGAATTTATCGAATGAATCAAGGGCATATAGAAATGCTCTGGCATAGATGAACGACTGATTGTGTGTAAACTCTCTTGGTAGTTCACCTGCTTGCCACTTTTCACGTTTAAACTGGATTTCAGTCTTGATGTAGATTTCATCATGGACTTCACGGGCGTATGGGTCAGGGTAGCCCTTTTCGATTTCAGTTTGAATTACACGTCTACGGTCAGAGTCACGTTGCCACTGGTCACGGCTAGGTGGTGCACGGTGGTAACTAATCGATTCTAAGAACATATTGAGCGTTAAGTTAGCCTCATAGAATTGACCTTCTATGTGCCTAAGAAGCGATTCAACTTCAAATGCCCAATCTTGATCTTCGTGAACTATCCAAGTACCCGGTTTGGTTACTTCGTATATCAACATCAATGCCTCCTTTGAACTGCCACTCAGCATATAGACACTTCGTTTCATAATAGGGAAATTAGATAAATTAAGTCAAAGAGGAATTTATATATATGTTGCGAGTATCAGCTCTAGCACAGAAAGGGGCAAAATTAAGTTATTGCTTACCCAGCTCTCTCGTATACCGACACTTAGGAAACGACGAACACCCATAAAACATTTCCCCTTGCCGACGCCCTCGTTTCGCCTTCCTCGTGACTAAGTTCGAATTACATCTAGGACAAATCAAATCTGGCACCTCTTGAGCTTCAGTAGATTTGGGCTTTTCACTCATAAAATGACGACCATCCGCAACCATGTGAGCAAGCTCCGACCCATTCACCAGCCACAGTCGCTTATCCGCAGCATACTTCACAGCCTCAGACGTAAAATCACCTGAAGTGACAATAATCATCTTTGCCGCATGGTGCTCGATCATCACCCCATACATTTCTCGCAGCACTTGAATCCCGACTTTTCGTGCTCGCCAGTGTTTGCATTGCACAAGGGTTAGCTCCCCATCTTTTTTCATCCATATATCGACGCCGCCGTCGGGTTTATGCGAGAAAAATTGCTTTACTTCATAGCCTTGCTGCTTGAAGTATTCACCGACGTAGCTTTCAAACTCTAACCAGTTGAGTGAGTCTAGCGGTTCTGAACTCATCTGAACTTGCATGGCTTGGGTGGTTATTTGATAGCTTCGCTTTCTTGAATACTGTTTGCAAAAAGCGATAGGTGCAGGAATGAGAAACAGAATAGCGAACCAAGTACCCATTGTTGGTAAATGTACTGAAACCGCTTGATAGAAGAAGTTGTCACTTTCAGCGGCTAATGCTGGAAGGATGTACGTAAGACCGACATAACATGTCAGAGAAAAGAGGATACTTACCCACCAAGGTGCATCCATTAAATGCCAAATTATGCCGTCATTTTTCCTTGCCATGACTTAAATACTCCTGCTGTTGCATATAAGTATTAAACCACAGTGTTAATCACTATTTTTAGAGACACTCTTCAAAACTGGCTATTGCCTTTTCGCTTGTAAGCTATTGACTCAATTATCAAAAATAGTGTTTACCACTCAGCAACCAGCAAACGGCTTTTCACCCCACGGATTTGTAAACCCATTGCCTCAAAGACCTCTTCAAAGTCCTCACACTCAGGAGGAACATTAGGCAATGATAGTGACGCCTCGACAAAAAATCGTTGCTTATGGCTGGGATCTTGTCCCCAAGCCATATCCCACCAATCGGTGATGCGCTGTTGCGCTGCAAGTAATCTTTGTTGGCTTGGCAATCGATCCTTTTTATTTAGATTCTCTTTGCTTGTCGTGGGTAGCAGGTTCCACTTATCGTTGTTTGGCCAATAGGCAAATGGCAAACAGTGGTCAACATGAATACCTGTTTTTAATTTGGTGTTGCTCCAAGCACTAGTGATGGTCTGGTCTTGGTTGTGTAGCTCGGAAATACGCTTTCTGACTGAGCTGGTATCGTGGTCATGTTCGAGCCACAACATGCTGTCATGGTAAGTTTGTAGTGAGACGTTGTTTTGCTTGTTCAACTCAAAGCGTTGCATTTGCATTACCCACTGATTCACTACCAGCGGCTCTATCCACGAGTTATAGATGCGAAAACACTCCCAAAGGCTCTCTTTCAAAATGAACGACCCGAAGCTTTCAAAGAAGTGACTATCTAAGCAAATCGATTCTTCGACCTTCCGACGTTTTTTGGGGCTAACCGTTGAAAACTCATGATTTGGCGCACTGGAACTGCCCGTGTAGATGAATTTGATTGGGCCGTCTTTCATCGCTTTGATTGAGGCTTGGAGGGTCTTTTGTAGCGCTGTTGCTTCTTCCTTCAAAAACACTGCACCTACTGCGAGATCATCTGGTGATAAGTGGGTGATCTTCTGCCAACCATCTTCTGTCACAAAAGCCAAGCCTTTATTGGTATTGCTGTTTTGCTGCAACTTACCGAAATCAATCAGTCGCTTATAGGCTTTTACCCAATATAAGGCCACTAGCCCCAAAGGGATCTCTACTTGACCATCACTACGGTTCATCACACAACCTGGGTGCGCATCTGCGACACGAAGCAGTACTCTGAGTAACGCTAGTTTGTATGTTGAGCTTTTACTGTCGTTTACAATGATATGGCGAACTTTATTAAGATCACCTGTTCCGTCATCAGGCAAACTGAGTACGACTGTCTGCCACCAAACCTCTGAGCGTTTTAAAGAGTCATCACTACTGGTGACATCTTTTACTAACAAAGCACTGTCTTTGGCGAAGTTTTCAATTTCCCCCACCGAGACTGGGTAGCTAATTCTGCCATCACTGAAATCACCATGACGTAACGTGATCACTAAGCGACCATTGGCTTTTAATAAGTTGGACAGTTTTCGAAATGCTCTGGCTCGATGAGAAGGTGCTAGATGCATCCACACGGCACTGACAAGAATTAGATCAAAGCGAAGCCCTAGATCTTCTACCTTTTTAAGTGACGGCAACTGGTCAGCAAGCCAAGTAACACTGTCACCTGTGTGCTGCTTACCAAGATCCAACATCGCTTGAGCTGGCTCTAATGCAATCACATCGGCTCCACGCCCAGCCATCCAACTGGCATCTCGACCAATGCCCGCTCCCACATCAAGCACTGAATCACCCTGTTGCGGCCAAAAGGTTTTCCAAGATGCGTGAACATCTTCAGCGGCAACTGAATTGTACTCATTAGCGAGTGAGTGAGCATTTTGCTCATAGAATGCGGTGGTGTTGGACATAGATAATGCGAGTTGGGAAATTGCTGATCAGTATACTAATAATGAGGATAAGTGGGCAAAAAGTATTAGGAAAGAATGAACTAGTTTACCGTTGACTAGCATTCAAGGCCTAATTGCAGCCAAGTGAGCACCCAATATTAGCCTTTGGGTACACCTAAACAATTAGCTACTTGAACGACTAACCACATGCCCACGCAATCGCATAAACTTCTCCCGCACCGACTGAACTTGGCTCTCTTCCAACCCACGATAAGACTGCATCCATATGATGAACATTTCCTCATCAGGGTGAAAATAGCCTTTATGATTTTTGGTCGAGCGAATCATGCTGTTGGCCCACTCATCAAAAGTGGCGGTCTGTTCGGGGCCATCTGGTAGGCAGCCAATCTCATGCACTCGGTCTTCAAACTGCCATGCTAGTTCGTTTATGTGGCTCTGTACGCTTCGGTCGCCACGTTGGCAAAAATGGGGAGGATGATGTATCGAGATGAAATTGGCCAACATGTTTCCAATGCCTTGCTCATCGCATAGGTCGAACGCTTCGCCGAAGAATTGCATGTTGTAAAACAGTCGCTCAGTAAATTGCTGGGTAAACTCCACCCAACTGCCCTTTTTAAGCCCGACAAACACCATGGCATAACGAGTTTGGACGTGAACTGCGATAAGAACAGATTTTCTCTGGATTTTGATGGCATGCACTAACCAAGAACTGACCAACTGGTTGTCTTGCTCAGTATCGTCAATTACTGATGTGGGTGCTTGCTCAATTGGGGATTGTTTTTTGCCACCACGAGTGACTGTGAAAAAATCTGCGGCCGCTTTGGTGCAATTAAAGACTAACATTGGCTATTCCCTTGTACAGCTACTGAAATATGCCTTATAGAAGCTTTTTCATAGCATTCAGCAATCCTAGACACAGGTAAGGTAGGTTGAAAAGTTGCCGCTCAGTATACTAATTATGTGAATTGGAGGGAAAAGTATTAAGAGAATTTGAGCTAAACCTAAGATATATATGCACTAAATGTGAGGGGGGCCTTAGGCTAATTAGATGTAGTGATGCACACCCTAACCAAATTAGGCCAGCACCATCGGGGCTGGCCTAAGTTTAGGCTTAGAAATCTAGCTGAGCAGATATACCTACTGTACGAGCTTTTTGTCGTAGTGGTGAGTCGGTATAGACTGCCCCTCGAGCTTCGTAGAGAACTACGCTGTTTGAGTCAAACAAGTTGTTTGCAAACAGCTTTACGTGGCCGTAGTCAAATACATACGCAATCGATGCATTTGCAGTGGTGTAAGCTGAGATCTTACCTTCTTCAACATTATCTGTAGTCGAGTAATGATCACCCACGTACTGAACGTTACCATTGAATTCAAAATTACCTAGCCAGTAGTTCAATCCTGCGGCACCAGTAAATCCTGGGGCACGCGCAAACTCTTTGCCATCATAGATGCTCTGGGTCGTGTCACTTATTTTAGTTTTCAGTAAGCCGACATTAGCAAACACACTGAGATCTTCTGTTGTATACCAGTCCATCGTGGCTTCTGCACCATACGATTTTGCACCATCTAAGTTAGAAATAGTAGAGCCTGTAAGCTGCTGTAGGTCTTTAAAGTCGTTATAGAATACATTGGTTGTAAGTTGAAGGCTTTGGTCCATCAGTCGGTGACGAGTAAAGAACTCATAGTTCCATACTGACTCTTCACCAAACGTGTACACCTCTGGTGGTGTGGTGGTAAAGCTAACCCCCGCGCCACCAGAGCTAAACCCTTTCGCTGCACTCACACCAAAGGTATTGTTTTTGTCTGCGTTCCACGCCAAAGCCAGTTTAGGTAAGAAATTGTTGTAGGTCTTATCCAGCTCTAATGCAAACGGGCCTGTCCCACCCTCTCTAAAGCGCTTCTCACTCTCATAGCGGCCAACAGCAGTCAGTACCAAATTAGGGCTAAGGTTATAAATAGTTTGTAAGTAAACAGACCGTGTCTTGGTGTAGTCTTCATAGCTGCCCATGCCGTCAATAAAGTCATCTTGGTCGTTGCTGAAATATCTCGCACCAACGAGAAGATCTAACACCTCTGAATCGGAAATATACCGTAGAGAAGGCTCAATATGATATTCCTTACCCTTAATTTCAGCTGAGAATCTGTCACCTGTAGGAACGATACGCTCGATTTCAAAGTTGGCATAGTTAGTATTAAGCGCCAACTCAATATTTGATGTTGCTCCATAGGTTAGGTCCCACACGTAGCTATTCGTTTTTCCTTCAGATACTGGACGCTTAGAAGGAAACGGGGCATTGGGTGAGTCATCTGGGACATACTCACCTTGCGGGGCACGGTGGTCATTGCGCGATACCGTAAGAGTTGAAGATAGCTCAGGGATCTGACTCGGCTCAACCAGTAGCTTGGCTCGGATAACGTTTGATTCTATTTCTTTAGAATTTCCCGCAGGCTCATAGCTTGCAAGCGCAACAGCACTTTCTTGATATTGCCTGTCTGCACTGATACGAAAAGCAACCTGATCATCGACCAAAACATCATTATATACGAATGCCGTTTGCTGGAGGCTATGATTTCCCAAACCACCTTTGACCGAAAACTGACGTTCAAAAATAGGGTCATTCGTTTTCAATACTAGGGTGCCAGCAATGGAGTTTCGTCCCTGAATATAGCTTTGAGGACCAAGATACACTTCGGCCTGCTGCATATCCCACATAGAGTTCTGCCCGTAGGCGAGTTCGTTGTAGGTAAGGGCTCGTCCATCTAAAGACACATTTAGCCTTGGTTTAGCACCAGAGATAAATGCGGCAGCTCCTACCCCTGGGCCAGAACCATCCACCCCTCGCACAGTTGCTATCTGATTGCCATAGCCTGTATCAACAATGTTTGGGCTCATTCTCAATAGATCTTGAGTCGAGTTAATACCCTTTTCCTGCATCGAGTCTTGGTCATAAACCACAACACTTGCACTGGTCTCTTGGAGTGAGCGCTCTGTTTTATCCCCATAAACCACTAAAGTGGGGACCGTACCATCTTTAGTTTCTTCCGCAGCTATCGCTAGGCCAGATTGCATGCCAAAACATACAAAGGCGATAGATGCGGCAAGTGTACTTACCTGGTATCGCTTCGGGTGGCTTTTCGCGTGGCGATCCATGCGCAATGATTCCATTGGGTCAATCTCCTAGATTTTGTTCAGTCGCCGTATTGCCAGCCATCGGGCCCGCTTTCCCTTAGTTCGATTTTATGGGGGTACGGCTTAGCACTGCTTTGTTAATTTTCCGACACGTCTATAACGTGACCTGAGTAAAAAGGTCATGTGCTATGTGGACTTTCCTCGAGAATAAAGGCTCCGTTGCCAAGTACATACCGTTAGTTTTTACAGTCAACTTATCGAATTACATACTGTGATTTTGATTATCATTCTCATTGACTAGGCGTATGTTACTAAGGGTTTTAAGCACTTACTTCTGAATTTGTGCCTTTCGTTCAGATAAGCAAAATCGAGTATTAGGCGGGGCTAAAGTGAAAAATAAGGCCTAGACCATAAAAGATAAAATACTACTCATACGACATCTGGTATCAATGGTGGTTTAGGTACGATCATCGGTGTGTTTGTCACTGGATCTTGAACAACTAGGCTTTCTAGACCAAAAACTTGTCTAACTAGCGACGCAGTCACCAATTGATCTGGGGCTCCTTGAGCAACTACCTGACCGTCACTTAAAACAATCAAATGATCTGCGTAGCGACAGGCTTGATTCAAGTCATGCAATACAGCAATGACTGTATTCCCACGTTGTTGCTTGAGCTTTTTGAACAGCTCAAGCAACTCCAATTGATGAGATATGTCTAGGTAGGTGGTTGGCTCATCAAGCAGTAAGACGGGCGTTTGCTGGGCGAGCAGCATAGCGATCCAGACTCGCTGTCTTTGGCCGCCTGACAACGCATCAACAGTCACATCAGCAAATTCTTCGACTCGGGTAATCTGCATTGCTTGCTTGACGGCTTGCTCATCTTCTGGGCTCCATTGGCTAAATATTCCTTGATGAGGATGACGGCCACGTGCAACTAACTCAGACACAGTAACTCGCTCTGGCATGGGAGAGCTTTGAGGCAAAAATCCTAATAGTTTCGCAATGTCTTTACTTGGCATTCGCTGTATTTGCTCGCCACATAGAATTACATGCCCTTGTTTGGGCTTCAGGAGTCGACACAGGCTTTTTAACAGGGTCGACTTTCCACATCCATTTGGGCCAATGATAACTGTCAACTTTTCGCTTGGAATGGTGACATCTAGCGACTCGCATACGATCGTAGAGCCATAGCCAAGCGTAAGTCTTTTTGCACTCAGCGATGGTTTTTTGGCGGTTATAGTGTCAGAAATTTTCATAATAAGTGACTAAATTAACGAGATCTGGTGAGGAGCCAAAGCAGATAGAATCCACCGATAATTCCGCATACTCTTCCGATTGGCAAATTAATATCAAATGGTATCAATTGGGTGGCTACGTCGGCGATGAGCAATATCAGCGCTCCCATTAAGGCCGATGAAAAAATGGGTAGGTTGGCAGTGCATCTTAGTCTAACTGCAAGTTGTGGTGCGGCTAATGCGATAAAGGCGATAGGACCAGTTGATGCAGTAGCCAATGCGGCCAGTGATACACCCAACAACGTTAGAATAAGGCGTAGCTTTAAAACTCGTACCCCGATTGATTGGGCACGTAACTCACCTACCTCTAGGGCTGCGATTGCTGTTGAAAATAGTTTGGCTACGGGCAGAAGTATTGCAACGCCAATGATCACTGGAAGTGCATGTTCCCATGTCCTAGCATGGAGTGAACCAGCAAGCCATAAGTTGGCGCTGATAGCATTATCTATCTCTCCTTTTACCAACAACAGCCCGTTAAATGCACTCAATATTGCGCCCACGCCAATTCCGGTTAGAACCAGATTTTGACGCTTAATGGTACCTCCTTGATAAGACAGTACCAGAACGATCGCAGCTGTTACGACCCCACCAACAATAGCCCCAATTGCAACCTGAATTGAGCCACCACCAAAGTAGATGATCTGAATAAGTGCGCCCGCTGCCGCACCAGAGGTAAAACCAATAATATCGGGGGAACCCAAAGGGTTACGGGAAATTGACTGGAAAATTGAACCTGCGATCCCTAGCGCTGCCCCCGCAAAAACTGCGGTTAGCACTCTGGGTAAGCGAATATCCCATAAGATCTTAGTTTGAAAGCCTGACTCTGCACTTTGTGGGGACAGTAATAGTTCTATCACTTGAGTAACAGTAAAGGGCAATTTTCCAACCGTTAACGCAAACAAAGCCAATGCAAAAACTGCAAGAAACATTAGCCCTGCAACAGATGCATTCTTTATATTTACTACGACCGAAGCAGACCTATAACGCACTGCGTATACATGTCGAGAAGAAAGTACTTTTGTAACAGTAACCACACTAACGCCTAATTAAAAATAGGAAGAAAGGCCCGCCGATTAATGCCACCATAACTCCGGCACTTATTTCATCAGGATAACCAACGATACGGCCTAATATGTCGGCGAAAAGCAACAATAGCGCTGAAATCAACATAGATGCTGGTAAAAGCTTTTTATGGTCAGTACCCACTATCAATTTGGTAATATGGGGAGCCGTCAAGCCAAGAAAGCTAATCGGGCCTGCGGCTGCGGTCGCACTGCCCGCTAATATCGTTGCGACAAAGCACGACCCAGCCCAAACCAGTTTTGGGTTAATCCCTAGTGTTATGCCTTTCTCGAAACCCAGTACGATGGAATCAAGCGGCTTCGCTAGAGCCAACGACAAAAGTAGCCCGACAGCAATAAAAATAGTCACTGGGTACAACACGTCGTAGCCACGTCCTTGCAATGAACCGACAGACCAGTGGCGATACTGATGAAAGACTTCTTGATGGCTATTAATGGTGATTAAACTGGAGAATGCCAGCAACATAATCGTTAATGCTGTACCGGACAAAACTACTCGAACGGTATCAACTTTCCTGCCTCTGCCCGCAAACAGGTAAACCATAAAACCAGCCAATGCAGCACCCAAAAACCCAAGCCACATATGGCTTACAAGACTTGTCAGGCCGAACAAAGCAATGCCTAACACCACCATGGTCATTGCACCTGCGTTGACTCCAAGGATCCCTGGATCAGATAAAGGGTTACGAGTAAGGGCTTGCATTATGATACCTGAGACCCCTAAGGCAGCCCCTACCACTACAGCGAGTAGGGTCCTCGGAATTCGCAAGTAGTGCACCACTAGGTGTTGAGAGTTTTGTGGATCAAAGTGAAATAAAGCCTCTAACGTAGTGGCTATAGCAATATCTCTAGACCCAACAAAAAGGCTAAGCACCATTAAGACAGGCAAACTCACTAATGCAAGCAGTAGAGAGACGTTCAGTCGATGCTTTTCCAAATGCTTGCTTTGAGGAAAATGCACAGCCACTGGATTAACTTTTTCTGCCACAATCAGTCACTAACTACCAAATCGTTTAAGCATATTATTGATGATCTCTTTCGAACTATAGAGATCAACCCGGAAAGTATTCTCGCCAAGCCCATAAACTTGCTGGCTCTTTACCGACGGAAGATTTTTTAACACTTCATCTGACATTAAGTTCTTAGCTCGTTGATCAGTCGCCTCAAGTAAAAAGCTGGTCTCAGCCTCAAGCTGGGTTAGCTTTTCATAATTAACTCGTAAAAAGTCACTATGAAAGGTAGCCCCGGTATGCCAGCTAGGATCTGGCGATTCAAGCTGAAAGCCTAAGGAAGCCAACAATAGAGCATGTGCGCCTTCGGCCTTGGCCACAGCATTAGTCACCCCGGGACCATGGTAACTAATAATATTAACTTTCCCGTCAGGCAGATTCAGTTTGGCCTTAGCTTGGGCAACCAGTAAATCAAACTCTGTCACTGTTTGTTCGACTTGCTTTTCACGGCCCATTGCTTCTCCTAGTTGTTTCGCCAACGCTTGCCACGACTGGGTGCTGTAATCGACAACAATCGTAGGCGCAATTGCTCTAAACTCGTCTATTTGATCAAGCGCTGAGTCAGCCCCTGATTTGGATACCACAATCAAATCCGGCTGCTCAAGGTAAGCAGATTCGAGATCCACACTACCTGCTGGCCAAAGCTTCTTTACCGATCGCTGATGAGCTATCACCTGCCATTGACCAAAAAAGCCACCAACCGTATCGGTTGCACTTGCTATTAACGGTGCATCAATAGCTAGTAAAGTGCCTGTTACGGTTACTGAGGTAGAAAGCACTCTAGCGGGTTTAGCGGTGATGGTTGTGACACTTCCATCGGCATTAACAAAACTTCTTGGCCAAGCCAGAACATTGGGTGAGGTAGCTACAGTTAATACAACCACCAACGCAAAAATAATCTTTTTCATCCTTGAAAAAACTCTTGTGGAATTAATAAATGTGGAGACAAAGGCAAACTAAAAGCCGAGACTGGAAATTACACTAACTACTGACAATGGTGACTCGATCAACAATCTTGGTTTTATCCCACTGTTCCGAATAATAAGGCATCGGGTACAACTCTTTATTCAAAAACATCTTCAATTGACAAGTACGGGCTAAAGAGTCGACCCCATCGCGCTGACCATGTGCCAATAGCACCTGTGGGCAAATTGAACTTCCCTGCCACTGAGTTAGCTGCAAATAAGCCGTACCAAATAAGATATACGCAAAGCCATCGGTAGTGAGTTCCGCTGGCATCTCGCCATTAAGAATACCTTGCTCGTAAGATCCACCATGCATAGAAATTGGATGTTGCTCTGACGTCTGATAGAGAACGCTACCCCAGGCAGTATCCAAAGCAAAACCTAGTTGCTCAAGCTCGCTCACGGATTGTTCTAATGCTTCTACTATCGCTACTTGGCTTTGTAACGTAGTAGAGAGTTCGGATTCGACCTCTGGGTTCCCAAAACCGACAACTCGTACCAATCCAGCTTGAATCATCTTGCCCCAAAGCTGATGAAACAATAATGCCCCACGACTGTCTGAATTGTTCTTTCGATCCCAATTCGCCAATACTTTAAATGCTTGCTT
This portion of the Vibrio sp. SCSIO 43136 genome encodes:
- the fepB gene encoding Fe2+-enterobactin ABC transporter substrate-binding protein, with the translated sequence MKKIIFALVVVLTVATSPNVLAWPRSFVNADGSVTTITAKPARVLSTSVTVTGTLLAIDAPLIASATDTVGGFFGQWQVIAHQRSVKKLWPAGSVDLESAYLEQPDLIVVSKSGADSALDQIDEFRAIAPTIVVDYSTQSWQALAKQLGEAMGREKQVEQTVTEFDLLVAQAKAKLNLPDGKVNIISYHGPGVTNAVAKAEGAHALLLASLGFQLESPDPSWHTGATFHSDFLRVNYEKLTQLEAETSFLLEATDQRAKNLMSDEVLKNLPSVKSQQVYGLGENTFRVDLYSSKEIINNMLKRFGS